In the genome of Capricornis sumatraensis isolate serow.1 chromosome 4, serow.2, whole genome shotgun sequence, the window TTCTGGTACCCCCAGATCTACCCTAGTGGAGGGCTCTGGGAGTCCTATCTGCCCCTGGTGGCAGGCCTGAAGGCGTCCAGGTTCTGCTGGAGGGCTGGGCCCTGCTGCCTCAGCCTGCTCCTGGGTGGACGGCTCTGGGTTCTCAGGCCCCCTCCCGGGGCAGGGCTCTGGGGAGCCTGGCTCAgctggagggcagggtggggccaTCTCAGGCCCCCTCCCAGGGCAGGGCTCTGGCTCCCCACACTCCCCTGGAAAGTAGGGCTTTGGCAGCTCAGGGTGCTGTGACAGTCTAGGAAGGTGAAAAGCCTCTGGTATTTTTTCAGGGGCATTCAGAGTTCTAGAAATCTCAGCCAGCAGGGGCTGAAGTTCCACCATATCCAGAGAGGAGCTTCCATTAAGGGAGGCACACTTGCCCTCTGCCAGCCCCTCCACTTCCTGCCTCAAAAGCTGCTGCAGGATATTGATGCGCTGTAGGTAGAAAAGAGCGTGATGTCAACAGCATGTCTTGGACCCACACCATCCTATTCCcatgcccacccacccccactcctATTTCTCAGTCCCAGCCCCGTCAATGTCCGACAGCCACTGAAGCTGTTACCCACACCAGCCCACCTGCATCTTCAGCTCCTGGAGGTTGGGGGTTCTGCTGGGGTGGGGTCCATAAGGAGTCGACACGGGTGGCTTCCCAGGCCCCTCCTGCAACCTTATACCACTCTCCTGGTCAAATAACCGAACTGCAATCTGCTCCTGCCACATGGGAGGAGAGGGGCCACATGAGGAAGCCAGGCTGGGCTAAGAAGACTAGTGTGAGCCCCACCCTCACGAGGAAGGAATCAGGTCCTTAACTGAGTGTCCCCAGACTTGGATTAGAAGAGGCAACAGAGAAGCAGGGAGAGTTGGAGGGTTAGGCAGCTTTTTCTTAAGAGCCCACCTGCCTCAAAAATGCTGGGCCTGACATCAACAGGACAGAATCAGGTATCTCAGGATGGCGAAGTTCAGATACTTACCCAGGGCAGGGCGGGCTCTTCAGGGCAAGGTTGAGGGGAGAGGCCACTCAACCCTCGGGCCTGGGTCAGAAGTGAGATGCCATGACTCTCCCTGCACCCATCCATCACCCTCTTCCTCCCCCAGTCCTGGCCTAGGCCTGTGACCTCCCCTGCCCTCTCTTACCTGCTGAACTCTGGAGGCTGATGGGAGTGGTGTGAACTGGGTTTTGGGGCGGGTGGCGAGACGCCGCAACACTGAATATGAGATCTGGGGAGAGACGGGGGTGGCTGAGCAGGGACAGATCGAGACCCAGCAGGGATCCCAGCCAGACTGTTCTGCCCTTGCCCAGACCCCAGTAGCTACAGATACAAACTGGAGCTGAGGGGCCAGGGGATGGTACACGCTGAGCCCGTCCAAAGGGTGATGGCCGGGTGATGGCAAGTGGCACTGCTTGGCCAGGGGAGGGCATCAGGCAGGAGTCACAGCCGTCCTGTGGAGAAGAACCAGGTGAAAGAGTGATCACTCCCACTTGGCACTGCTCTGTCTTGTTCTCACTTCAGCAGCCAGTGTGATTCTTTAAGAGCTAATCAAACCATGCCCCTCCCTTGATCATCCCCCTCCCCATGGCTTTCCACTCATTCCAAGTCACAGCCAAGGTCTTATGCTGGTTTATAAACCCTTACCCAACCCAATCCTGTCACTGCTCTAACCTCTCACTTCCTCTCCTTCTTATTCTGCTTTAGCCTTGCTTTTTTGCTGATCCTTAAGCTTACCAGGTAGACCCCCTGTGTACAACTGAAGTTCTCATGTCCTGGAACGTTCTTCCCTCAGATATCTGCGGGGCTCACTCCCTCAACTCTTTCTGCTCTTCACGTAGCCACACCTCAGGGATACTCGCTTGACCCTTGAAACTGCAATACCACCCACTCCCTCCAGTTCTCCTTCCCTTATAGTatcttgggggcttccctcatagctgagacagtaaaaaatctgcctgcaatgcaggagacccaggttccatccctgggttgggaagatcccctggaagagggcatggctacctactccagtattcttgccgggaaaattcaatggacagaggagcctggcaggttgtagtccatggaattgcaaacagctggacatgactgagcaccttacttttttttttaacagataattTATAACCACCTGacatactatatattttatatgattatttattttctgtctcccctTCTAGAATATGAACTTATTTCCTATTGTATATCCAGaacctagaacagtgcttggcacacagtagctGGTCAATAAACCCTTGTGTGTGGAGGAAGTGAATGAGCTGTCAGATCTGTCTCACTCTCAGCACTGACCTGATGGTGACCTAAATATGTATCAGACTGTGACCTCTGGAGGCCTCCAGGGGCCAGTGCCACTCTGGAGAGGGCTTGGGTCCATCTAGGACAAACAAGGACCCAATGAACATGCTGAGATCCAAGCGGGGACTGTTTGGCTCTACCCACAACCCTCAGTGCTGCTAGGGAATCCCTCATGTACAtcctctgccccttcccccatcccaggAGGGTCCCATCTCACCCTGGTGTGGGTTTTATCTCGGGTTTCTTTTAGTGGTACCCGCTGGGCCAGGCCGAGGGGGCCGCCTCCTCCTTCATCTGACTGAGTGACAACTTCATGTTCCCCTTCAGGGAGAGAAGAAGCTAGGAGGAGACAGGAAATTTGCTGTAGTGTCTGAAACACACATCAAAGTCTGGCACATGGTGTTGCAACCTCCGGAAAGCGTACACCAGTTTGACAGCCACCACTGCACCATCAAGGCTGGGGACCCATCCAGTACTCCTTTGAACCCAGcactatctcagttcagttcagttcatttcagtcgctcagtcgtgtccgactctttgcgacctcatgaatcgcagcacgccaggcctccctgtccatcaccatctcccagagatcactcagactcacgtccatcgagtcagtgatgccatccagccatctcatcctctgtcgtccccttcttctcctgcccccaatccctcccagcatcagagtctttccaatgagtcaactcttcgcatgaggtggccaaagtactggagcttcagctttagcatcattccttccaaagaaatcccagggttgatctccttcagaatggactggttggatctccttgcagtccaagggaccctcaagagtcttctccaacaccacacttcaaaagcatcaattcttcggtgctcagccttcttcacagtccaactctcacatccatacatgaccacaggaaaaaccatagccttgactagacagaccttagttggcaaagtaatgtctctgcttttgaatatactatctaggttggtcaaaacttttcttacaaggagtaagcgtcttttaatttcatggctgcagtcaccatctgcagtgatcagTAGTCACTCATTAATCTGAATACCCTGAGTGGGCTAGGGGTGTGGTGATGGCTCTGAAGGGCTGACGATAGGACAGTGAGTCAAAAGTAAATCCTGCAGGAAGTGGCAGAGAGAGGATACAAATGGGGACTACCTCCTCTGACACAAGTGCAACTGGGCGAACCTCTGGCCTGTGAAGAAGGTCTCTTCCTCCTGATCTGGCCTTCCCGCCACAGCCCTCCCGAGCTTTCTCTCGGTTTGCTCCCTACAAGCAGGCTCCCAGCTAACGTTCTCTCTCCATGGCCAGACACACTCACCAGGCTCCACAGAGGTCTCCGGAAGGGATCCTGAGGCCTGGCTCACTGAAGTCCTGAGGACAACAAGGACAGTGGCAAGCAGTCACTGAGTACCAGATATGAGCTGGGCACCATGCAAAGTGCTTTACAAACATCatctaattctcacaacaacttcAAATGATGATACAAACATTGTCCTCATTTGACAGACTAAAGAAACTAAAGCTTGGCAGGTACGGCAAGCTTGAACAACTTGTAAGTGCTGAgagtcaggaatcaaacccaaacCCCATTTGTTCCCACAATCTAAGCTCTAGCCACTACGCAAGGGATGGTACATCTCATTTCTTTCCCCTTCCATCCCTCACAACCTGAAGAAACTGATGCCATATTGAGGCTGGACTACGAAGGCCTGAACTTTATTGCAAGGGTTCACCCTGGGCATTCACAGATTttcccctctccccgcccccaggcTGGTGGGAAGTCCTAAAGCTACCAGAGGGCCCAGCCCTGAGGGACCCCTGTATCAGACACTGAAGCATTCTTTTCCAAATGACCCCCTCCTTACTTGCTGCTGCCACTGGTCTCTCTTCTTAGTTCCTGGAAACAGGGAGGAGCGGAGGGGTGAGAGGATGATCCTGAAGGTGGAATCTGAGCCACACAGGagcaagagaaaaaggagagtcagaaGCAGGCTCCAAACCTTCAGGTTTCACCACCAACCCCATCGGCCTCCATACAACCCCTCTGCTTACCAGGAGGTACCCTCCATCCCAAGGCCCAGCTGTGTCCTTAGAAGGAGTTCCCAGGAGCACCTAGTATCAGCCCCTCAAGAACACTCACCAGAGCCTCCAACCTCTGGGGACACAAGGTCCGACCTCTAGGCCCTGGTCCCTCCAGCCTTGAGAAGCAGGAAGCCCTGACAGGGTCCAGTCGATGGGTAGGGGTTCTGGGGGCCAAATATGCAGAGGCCCGGGCATCCTGGGACCCCAAAAGAGACTCTCAGTACAGACTCAGGATTCCCTCCTCAGCCTACCCCAGCCTGATCTCCTCCTATCCCGGCTCATTACCTGACCCCTCCGGATGGTGCCTCCCTGGCTCCCTCGAACCAGTACTCTCTGAGCCAGACTGGGCTGGCGCCCCAGGCGACAGCTCTTCACCCCCTCACCTGACAGGATGGTGGCCAGGGCTGCAGGGTCAGCCACAAACTCTACGGTCCCTGGAGCCTCTgcaagggaagaagagaaggaaaggcgAGGAGGGACAGGAAGGAGGGGAGGCTGAGGGGTTGGGGAGCCTAGCATTGTCACCTTGAGGTGCATGAGCCAAAGAGACTCATATAACTGAACTCAGCTCAACAAACATTCATAGGACTTTAATCTGCATAAGACAGTATTCTAGACACTGCCACCCAGAGATGAATACAACAAAGCCCCCATCCTCAGGAAGCTAACATCAAACTAGAGAGAGGTAACAGATTCAAGTCAAAGTATGGACATATTATAAAAGAAGTGCAGGGAATTCCCGGGCGGTACACTGATTAGGatctggtgctttcactgccttggCCCAGGTTCAAGCCTTGGTCCAGAAACCAAGATCCCATTAATTGCatctaataaatgaatgaattaattaatggataaatgaatgaataaacaaacaagtaaataaagtTCAGCAAATCATTAGAACAAAGAGCAATTGATAGTGACTAGAGGAGCCGGAAAAGGCTTTAGAAGTGATGACACATTGCTGAAGAAAAGAAAGGGCCTCTAAGAGCAAAGAGCCTTCTAGGAGCAGGGACTAGGAATTATAGtaagcaggagaggcaggattACAAAGCCCCCAAACCCCACTGCACCAACCCATTCTCCCACCCAATAGATACCTGTCTGGGGAGGTGGCCTAGGGCCCACATTTTGACCCCCATGGCTAGGCCTGAGCTCTTCCAAAGGGTTCCGGAGCTGAGTGTTCCCCACCAATTTCTCAGATTGCTCTGTCTGACGTGTGGCTTTCAGCCTGGGGCCTGCTGAGTCTGCGAGGGGGCGCTGAATATTGAGCTTCTGCCCCAATCTCTAGGGTAGGGGAGAAAAAAGCTGAGCTCAGCGTTGAGGTGCATTGCTGCTTCCTTGTAGCTACTGTCTTcactcccccaggctcctcttacCTTTGGCTCTTGGTTCTCCTGGTCCAGGGCGCTGGGTTTGACTGTGGGGAGAGGTGGGCGTCTCTGAGAGCGAACGGGAATCTTGCTAGGAGTGGGAGATACACCCCGGAGGAGAGGATCCTTCGTGGCTTGGAGGGTGGTCATGACGACTACtcctgaaaaggagaaaaaaggatcAGGGATCAAAGGTCAGCCAGTTCGAGGCTTCGGTCCTGACATTCCAGATACTCCTACCTCCGCCCAAATCCACGCGCCCAGAAGACCCGGCGCCTGAAAGGGCGCTTTTCGGTCATCTCCTGACACCCTGAGCCTACTCTTTCGTCCCGGGACCCCGAACTGCCTCTCTTCCCTACGAGCGCCGGCAGCCCTCATTCCCTCCAAGATCTCCGTGCCGCACCTCCCCCTGAACCCCTCAGGGTCTCCCCCACTTTCTTCGCTTTTTCCCTCGACTCTCTCGGCCTCTGCTCCAGGTACTTCCCCAGTTTGTAAAATACGCCAAGCTCCTGATTGGCTCGTCTGCGCTCCCGCGGAGGCGCGTGACGCAGGATTCAGCTATCCAATCTACAGGCTTCGGAGGCGGGGCCAAAAGAAGGACTAGTTGCCGAGCCGCTTtctggccaggaaaaaaaaatgacccgACTCAACCAGCCAATCGGAAAGCCGAGCGCGGggtggaagaggaaagagaagacagtTCTGAGGTCCAGGAAGGCGTCTGCTCTGAGTCTGGGCAACAACGGGCGCTGGCGAACTCTCGCGAGGTCTCGGGACTGGTGCGGGAAGGTCCAGTCGGCATTGTGGAAGGGCTTGCGTCCTGAGTGAGGCAAGCTGACAGTGTTGGAGGCTGGCCCCAGCCCCTGACTCAGCTCTGATCAGTTAGACCGTCAAGGTTTGGGGACCCTGTCCAGACACTTTGTGGGAAAAGTCTGCCTGGGTCGAGGAACTGCCTCCAAATGGGCGGAGAGGTCTGGAGAAaattgaacaataacaaaaatgaaaggttacagtgaaaaagagaaaaaagttttcctttttctcttgtccttttctgagtttttttttttttttactttaacttcCGGATCTGTAGTCGGTAATCAAGGCTAACTTGATATGTAAGCTACATTCTATATATATCTCCTTTAAACTCTGCATGAGCTACATTGTGTACCTGTAGCTTCTGTTAGTTACAT includes:
- the TROAP gene encoding tastin gives rise to the protein MTTLQATKDPLLRGVSPTPSKIPVRSQRRPPLPTVKPSALDQENQEPKRLGQKLNIQRPLADSAGPRLKATRQTEQSEKLVGNTQLRNPLEELRPSHGGQNVGPRPPPQTEAPGTVEFVADPAALATILSGEGVKSCRLGRQPSLAQRVLVRGSQGGTIRRGQDARASAYLAPRTPTHRLDPVRASCFSRLEGPGPRGRTLCPQRLEALIPPSGSSSHPSAPPCFQELRRETSGSSKTSVSQASGSLPETSVEPASSLPEGEHEVVTQSDEGGGGPLGLAQRVPLKETRDKTHTRDGCDSCLMPSPGQAVPLAITRPSPFGRAQRVPSPGPSAPISYSVLRRLATRPKTQFTPLPSASRVQQARGLSGLSPQPCPEEPALPWEQIAVRLFDQESGIRLQEGPGKPPVSTPYGPHPSRTPNLQELKMQRINILQQLLRQEVEGLAEGKCASLNGSSSLDMVELQPLLAEISRTLNAPEKIPEAFHLPRLSQHPELPKPYFPGECGEPEPCPGRGPEMAPPCPPAEPGSPEPCPGRGPENPEPSTQEQAEAAGPSPPAEPGRLQACHQGQIGLPEPSTRVDLGVPEACSLELRNPESSPRPRTSQWAPATTSLTFSSQRPLCASPPICSLQSLKPSPGPAGPSHPAPRTMALRQRLKACLTAIQGFHEACLDDECAFYTSRAPPSGLTRVCTNPVAMLLEWQDALCFIPVGSAAPQDSPS